The Metarhizium brunneum chromosome 5, complete sequence sequence TGCAGTATTTTTGCAAACTTGTCGGCGAGTCCCCAAGACCCCAGTCGGTGGAATATACTCTGCGCGTCTCTCGTGATAAGAGCAGCAGATCCCTCTGTGAAAATATCATCCGCCGAGCCAATTTGCACGGGTCCACCAGTCTGAATCCATTGCATTACTGCCTTCTTTTGCTCCATGTCGCGGGAGTGAATATCCAGTCTCAGGTAGACGCCGTCTCTAGATCTCAATGACGACGGGCTGTATTTGACGTATGCCACGACAAAGATGTATGCCATGAAGAGACGCATAATTTCACAAGGGGCAGAAACCAAGAACTcattggcgacggcgatgatTTGGCCCGAGTGCCACAAGAGACGTCTTGTTCGCTTTTTATCTGCTTTCATAGCCGCGGAGAGCCGGCGTCTTGCGACAGCGACACTTCTATCCTTCTCTGGTCCGTGGGACACTATTTTGCGCACCATGTAGAGAACTATATCCATTATATCGTCTGCAGCGTACATATGGGAATAGTGGCACAAAAGGGAGGAGATACTAGAGTTTTGGTTAGTCACAGCTACCCTGGTGTTGCAATTGTTGTCGTGGCAAGGAAACGAGGAAGAATCATACTTGTAACTGACGAGGTCAGAAGTAGAGCATGGCTGTTCCATAGATTCGAGAAGAGAGTCAAGTCCCCGAAGGAGAGAAGTCTTGGACTGCTGATGGGCTTTGAACAGTGAAGGCAAGTCAAAGTAATCTGTTGTTGACAACGCCTCCAGCTGCTTCAAATCCCAAAGCAGACGTCCAATGACTTGGCCGCACAATCTCCTTCCCCACATGGAAACATGTTCATCGACTGGTTttccagccatggcagcttTCAGGACACTAGACAGCTTGGCTCCCTGGGCTTTGGGTGGACATCGGAACTTCAAAGCAGCCCAGGCATGTGCAGATGGCGCTTCCCATAATGACTCAGAACAGGGCAACCTCGCTGGAAGCTCACTCAAGTCCACAGCTCCCCGACGATTGGTCAAAGTGCACAGGCTACAGTCGTATTCGAAAGATGCCCAAGCGATCCGattgtctctctctctcgtgATCCACGATTTCCACTCAGCGTAAGGGTTATTCTGGTCAACCACGGCTCTATTACTGTCTGCAGATTCATCGTGGATGTTGAGTCGAGCATTCAACAGTCCTAATCCCCGTAGGCTTCCAATGAGTACGCCTCGTGTCCGGTCTGCGTTTTGATAGAGATGACGGTTCCCAGATCCCAACGAATATATCTGGTGTAGGCATAATGCAGCCAAATAGGAAATATTAGAGTAATTAGCACTATCCGATACTCCCTGCACATAGTTAGCTCCCACTAATTTTAGCGCTGTCGTGACAATACTTACCAGCCATGTTATCATTGAGGCACAGAATTCACCAACGGCATCCGATACCTCACTAGATCCCGGATCAGTCGACAGCGCAGATCCAACGCAGACCATtgccgccagcagcaccgTTGGGCATTCATGAATCGTCCAAGTCGGCGCGTGAACAATGGGCTGGATAATTTGGAATCCGGAGAAATATGAATCAATGAGCTGATTCATCAGGTCTACACCGGAATTGAGGTTACGTGAAGCCACTTGCTTCGGACTAGGGAGTTGCTGCTGAGAGAATAGTTGGACTAGGCAATCAACGGGAGTTTGTTGGTCTCCCGGGCTAAGTTGCGTTGATTCCCTCAGTACATCATGTAATCTTGGTAGTGGGAATCGCGGGGGTTGCGATTCTTTTCCTTGTTCAAATGGCCATGGTAGAACATTCTGCCTTTTAGGTAAAGCTGGAAGAGGAGGCATTGGGTTGGTCGAGGGTAGAACACCATACACGCTCGCTGGCGGAGGTACGTTTTCTTCCATAGACGGCTGGCTGTCGATGGGGAGGTGAATGTTGGATATGTCGAAATCAAGCCAGTCAAACCCGCTACCTCTGAAATCAAAAGGCAGTGTAGCATCTAGAGACTGAGAGTAAACTGTCGCATTCCCATCGCTTGGTGTGTTCCCATGGTCAAAGGCTGGGCTGCAGCCGTCCTCGATAATGATGGGGTCGAATCTCTGATCAAATTCAGCAAAGCCCGCAGTTGGCGATGCTTGAATGGTATAATTTCTGTAATCCTTCGATAGGGGCTCGTCGTATTGCTGAAAATGAAGATTGTCACAACCTGCGTCTTGCTCTATATCACGTGCCACATTCGTCTGATGGATATCCCGAGTCTGTGGACAAGGTGAGCAAGGCACATCATGGATAGGCTTCGCATATGGATATGAGCAGGTCTCAGACGTCTTGGCCGCATGGCAAGAAGCACATGGCATGGTTCTATCGCATTTTAACTTGTGGCGAACACATCGATTACAAGATTTTTGGCTCGTGCCTGCGTTCCCGGCTGCGATGTCATGCGATGCGCGGAGGTGACGGAGAAGAACATCCTGTCGCGAGAAGCTCCTATCGCaatgggaacattgaatcgtCCTTCTCTGAGAGTGAGGGAGGTGTGTGAGACGGTGGCGATTCAAATGGCTAGGCCGTGTGAAGGACCGGCTGCATTGATCACAGGCGAGTTTGGATCGTGATGTCAGGCTCGGCTCCTCCATCTTGAAGTGAATCATGGAGAGCTCGCTCATAGTTGTATGTGCCGCGTTTATTTTGATGGAATATGGACAGTACTTGATTCATAATTCGGGAAGGGAAAAAATTTGGCGGCTGGCAGAACGAATCTCACGATGTCAGAATCTGGGGTCTGGGGGGGATGATGGAGGTCGGACGACGGAGTATGGGGACCCGCGTAGTGGAGTCTGGCGCACTGATGAAGTCTGGTCGATTAAGTCTTGAACTCAAGTGCTAGCTTCAGTGGCGGACGCCACTATCGTCTCCAGTGTGCCTGCCTGCTggccgttcaatgttggttccACGTGCGAGCTTTCACCGTCTCGGAAGGCAATCTACGgtgatactccgtagtcatCTAGAACTCCACATCGCTGCCATCAAAATATTTGCCAGCGATGACGATCCGTGTCGCACGTAGCAACTTTATCCCGGTCATGTATTACATTGAGAGCGACGTCGGCCGAAAAACATCtccagcttctcctcgaTTTATCTAAACTAGCACTTGGGGCTCTACACGCATCGTCCACCATCCACCTCAATATTCACACCGGTAATGAAACCGGCCTCCTCACTGGCGAGATAGCAGCAAGCATTGGCAACGTCTGCTGGTGTAGATGGCCGTCCCAGAGGAACCGTAGAAACAAAACCTGCCCGATTCTCCTCTGTATCGGGCTTACCCAGGAACAAGTGCGTCCTATACGATGTGTATTAGCTTCCTTCTCTGCAACGCACCTTGTACTAATGGCCACGGAGACTACTCACATTCCAGTGCTGCCGACAACAGGCGAGACGGCATTGAACCGAATCTGCTGAGGGCCATATTCCACGGCCAAGGACTTTGTCGCGGTGATGACTGCTCCTTTGGATGCATTGTACCACGTCAAGCGCGGGCGAGGTCGAATGCCAGCTGTGGAGGCAACTTGAATAAAGCAACCGGGTCGGTTCTCCTTCAGGAAATACTTTTGCAGCAGGACGTGGACTGAGATGTAGATGGACTTGACGTTGACGTCAAAGACCAGGTCAAACTCTTTCTCCGTGACGTCCTCGGTTGGTTTATTTGGATAGGTAACaccggcgttgttgacgaCAATGTCCAACTGCCCGAATGCCTTCAAGGTCTCGCTCAACAAGTTCTCCCAGTCGCTGGTTTTCGTAACATCTGCCTTGACAAAGATGCCGCCCAGTTCAGAGGCTGCTGCCTTCCCAGTATCTTCTGAGAGATCTGCAACGACAACTCTGGCTCCCTCTTTGGTGAACTT is a genomic window containing:
- the tsaC1 gene encoding 4-formylbenzenesulfonate dehydrogenase TsaC1/TsaC2 is translated as MASGRLEGKVALVTGAASGFGRGIAEKFTKEGARVVVADLSEDTGKAAASELGGIFVKADVTKTSDWENLLSETLKAFGQLDIVVNNAGVTYPNKPTEDVTEKEFDLVFDVNVKSIYISVHVLLQKYFLKENRPGCFIQVASTAGIRPRPRLTWYNASKGAVITATKSLAVEYGPQQIRFNAVSPVVGSTGMTHLFLGKPDTEENRAGFVSTVPLGRPSTPADVANACCYLASEEAGFITGVNIETRDIHQTNVARDIEQDAGCDNLHFQQYDEPLSKDYRNYTIQASPTAGFAEFDQRFDPIIIEDGCSPAFDHGNTPSDGNATVYSQSLDATLPFDFRGSGFDWLDFDISNIHLPIDSQPSMEENVPPPASVYGVLPSTNPMPPLPALPKRQNVLPWPFEQGKESQPPRFPLPRLHDVLRESTQLSPGDQQTPVDCLVQLFSQQQLPSPKQVASRNLNSGVDLMNQLIDSYFSGFQIIQPIVHAPTWTIHECPTVLLAAMVCVGSALSTDPGSSEVSDAVGEFCASMITWLGVSDSANYSNISYLAALCLHQIYSLGSGNRHLYQNADRTRGVLIGSLRGLGLLNARLNIHDESADSNRAVVDQNNPYAEWKSWITRERDNRIAWASFEYDCSLCTLTNRRGAVDLSELPARLPCSESLWEAPSAHAWAALKFRCPPKAQGAKLSSVLKAAMAGKPVDEHVSMWGRRLCGQVIGRLLWDLKQLEALSTTDYFDLPSLFKAHQQSKTSLLRGLDSLLESMEQPCSTSDLVSYNISSLLCHYSHMYAADDIMDIVLYMVRKIVSHGPEKDRSVAVARRRLSAAMKADKKRTRRLLWHSGQIIAVANEFLVSAPCEIMRLFMAYIFVVAYVKYSPSSLRSRDGVYLRLDIHSRDMEQKKAVMQWIQTGGPVQIGSADDIFTEGSAALITRDAQSIFHRLGSWGLADKFAKILQSFENHNG